A genome region from Solanum pennellii chromosome 12, SPENNV200 includes the following:
- the LOC107005269 gene encoding glucan endo-1,3-beta-glucosidase 8-like: MYCVEKMFKVGIFLLFLSGVDGLGVNWGTMATHKLPPKTVVQMLKDNGIGKVKLFDADQSTMSALAGSDLEVMVAIPNDQLSAMNDYDRAKDWVKRNVTRYNFKGGVNIKYVAVGNEPFLTSYNNSFLNTTFPALQNIQNALNEAGLGSSIKATVPLNADVYFSPDDNPVPSAGRFREDINDLMTQIVQFMSQNNAPFTVNIYPFLSLYANEHFPVNFAFFDGASNPIVDNGLSYTNVFDANFDTLVSALKAAGVGNLPILVGEVGWPTDGDKNANVNLAYRFYKGLLPRLAANVGTPLRPGFIEVYLFGLIDEDGKSIAPGNFERHWGIFRYDGQPKFAMDLTGQGQDKFLVAAQNVEYLSKKWCMFNPNAKDLSKLADNINYACTFSDCTALGYGSSCNGLDANGNASYAFNMYYQAQNQEEFSCNFQGLATLTDQNISQANCNFTIQIATSFSPKLLPMFITFLTAFTFILL, encoded by the exons ATGTATTGTGTTGAGAAAATGTTTAAAGTTGggatttttttgttatttttaagtggTGTTGATGGATTAGGAGTGAATTGGGGAACTATGGCAACTCATAAATTGCCACCAAAAACAGTGGTACAGATGTTAAAGGATAATGGTATTGGGAAAGTAAAGTTGTTTGATGCAGATCAATCTACTATGAGTGCTCTTGCTGGTAGTGATCTTGAAGTTATGGTTGCTATTCCAAATGATCAGCTTTCTGCTATGAATGATTATGATAGAGCTAAAGATTGGGTTAAACGTAATGTCACGCGTTATAACTTCAAAGGAGGTGTCAATATTAA ATATGTTGCAGTTGGCAATGAGCCTTTCCTGACATCCTACAACAATTCCTTTCTTAACACGACTTTCCCAGCACTTCAAAACATTCAAAATGCTCTAAATGAGGCAGGACTTGGGAGCTCTATAAAAGCAACTGTGCCTCTAAATGCTGATGTTTATTTCTCTCCAGACGACAATCCCGTACCATCTGCTGGGAGATTTCGTGAAGACATTAATGATCTAATGACCCAGATTGTTCAATTCATGAGCCAGAACAACGCACCTTTCACAGTAAACATTTACCCATTTCTAAGTCTTTATGCGAATGAGCATTTCCCTGTTAATTTTGCCTTCTTTGATGGAGCCAGTAACCCAATTGTTGATAATGGATTATCATACACCAATGTATTTGATGCCAACTTTGATACCCTGGTTTCAGCGTTGAAAGCAGCAGGTGTTGGCAATTTGCCCATTCTAGTTGGGGAAGTTGGATGGCCTACAGATGGTGACAAAAACGCCAATGTCAATCTTGCTTATCGTTTCTATAAAGGACTGTTACCCAGGCTTGCAGCCAACGTTGGAACACCTCTACGGCCTGGATTTATCGAAGTTTACTTGTTTGGGCTTATCGATGAGGATGGTAAAAGTATTGCTCCAGGTAACTTTGAGCGCCACTGGGGAATCTTCCGGTATGATGGGCAGCCAAAGTTTGCCATGGACCTTACCGGTCAGGGACAAGATAAGTTTCTTGTTGCTGCACAAAATGTGGAATATTTATCCAAGAAGTGGTGCATGTTCAATCCGAACGCCAAGGACTTGAGCAAACTTGCAGATAACATCAACTATGCATGCACATTCTCAGATTGCACAGCATTAGGATATGGTTCTTCGTGCAACGGATTGGATGCCAATGGTAATGCATCATATGCATTCAACATGTATTACCAGGCTCAGAACCAAGAAGAATTCAGTTGTAATTTTCAGGGTCTGGCAACGTTGACAGATCAGAACATATCTCAAGCAAACTGTAACTTCACCATCCAGATAGCTACGTCTTTCTCTCCGAAATTATTGCCTATgtttatcacatttttaactGCCTTCACATTCATTTTACTATAG